A stretch of the Planctomycetota bacterium genome encodes the following:
- a CDS encoding valine--tRNA ligase: MADLPKQYDPKAAESRAWERWDAADAFAADPRTVLRGERTPYAIVIPPPNVTARLHLGHALNNSIQDVLVRVHRMRGRETAWIPGTDHAGIATQTVVERRLMQDEGKRRTDFSRDEFIARVQAFKDDYEAQITDQLRAMGASCDWARQRFTMDDVCARAVREAFFVLFRDGLIYRGKRLVNWDPVTGTALADDEVEMKEIAGSFYYLRYPLVHPPANAGDPGDTEPVTWSELAARGYPDVPAGTPDEQPAWVTVATTRPETYLGDTAVAVNPHDPRARSLRGLRVQLPIVGRVIPIVEDDYVVMADPESDDAKARYATGFLKVTPAHDTNDFEIGRRHNLAILNVMAPDASISDAHGWREADPDGADASHVFLGKPREEARTLVCREFEARGLLEDTRPYRHSVGHSYRSHAAIEPYFTDQWYVRVTDDRLRGSAQRALVREQRESEGYKPRDGVRTDSAVRFHPARYARTYEQWHDNLRDWCISRQLWWGHRIPVWTKQFGTFRSFIGEEGSGQDRLVDLMMKLRDHDSTTPILYHLVSASDMGVPLREPQEIQDCEDLACVVCVRRPGAVETEKHGTIDFEQLLEDAGFERDPDVLDTWFSSALWPLSTMGWPEPAIAGDEFDGLLEAFNPTSVLCTAREIITLWVSRMVMFNRYFATRDGQEPGAGRPPFADVFIHAMIQDGDGRKMSKSLGNGVDPMDIIETHGTDAMRFTLAHMTTQTQDVRMPVEADAKTGRNTSPKFDIGRNFCNKLWNAARFAMGILGECDPPPASIARDDLEPVDRWMLGRLFETIDAADAAIDSYQFHAYAELLYKIFWRDFCDWYLEAIKPTIRENAAQRGVLRVALEAMLRLLHPVTPFITESLHERLAEFPLPTLDGLELAQSRRGDVLATAGWPACDAARIDRGAIEAVESARRLVSAIREVRAKHNVKPRRGITLHAPAELIESLDGMAGVVRTMAELGEVTTSEPDGASATCAFGDLELRLSNLADEVDQSAERERLERLVSELDGSRATLEGRLSNPGYTEKAPEKLVNQTRDQLEQVKTQLAATREALEHLG; the protein is encoded by the coding sequence ATGGCAGATCTTCCCAAGCAATACGACCCGAAGGCCGCCGAATCCCGGGCATGGGAGCGGTGGGACGCCGCCGACGCATTCGCCGCCGATCCGCGGACCGTGCTGCGGGGCGAACGCACGCCCTACGCGATCGTCATACCCCCGCCAAACGTCACCGCCCGGCTGCACCTGGGCCACGCCCTGAACAACTCGATCCAGGACGTGCTCGTTCGCGTGCACCGCATGCGCGGGCGAGAGACCGCCTGGATCCCCGGGACCGACCACGCCGGCATCGCCACGCAGACCGTCGTCGAGCGGCGGCTGATGCAGGACGAGGGCAAGCGGCGGACCGACTTCTCTCGCGACGAATTCATTGCCCGGGTGCAGGCCTTCAAGGACGACTACGAGGCCCAGATCACCGACCAGCTGCGGGCCATGGGCGCCTCCTGCGACTGGGCCCGCCAGCGGTTCACGATGGACGACGTCTGCGCTCGCGCGGTCCGCGAGGCGTTCTTCGTCCTCTTCCGCGACGGCCTGATCTACCGCGGCAAGCGGCTGGTCAACTGGGACCCCGTGACGGGCACCGCCCTGGCCGACGACGAGGTGGAGATGAAGGAGATTGCTGGCTCCTTCTACTACCTCCGCTACCCGCTGGTGCATCCGCCCGCGAACGCCGGCGATCCCGGGGACACCGAGCCGGTCACGTGGTCCGAGCTGGCCGCCCGGGGCTATCCGGACGTGCCCGCCGGCACCCCCGACGAGCAGCCCGCGTGGGTCACCGTCGCTACGACGCGGCCCGAGACCTATCTGGGCGATACCGCGGTGGCCGTCAATCCGCACGACCCCAGGGCGCGGTCGCTGCGGGGCCTTCGCGTCCAGCTGCCGATCGTCGGCCGCGTCATCCCCATCGTCGAGGACGACTACGTGGTGATGGCCGACCCCGAGTCGGACGACGCCAAGGCCCGCTACGCCACGGGCTTCCTGAAGGTCACGCCCGCGCACGACACCAACGACTTCGAGATCGGCCGCCGGCACAATCTGGCGATCCTCAACGTGATGGCGCCCGACGCCTCCATCAGCGACGCCCACGGCTGGCGCGAGGCCGACCCCGACGGCGCCGATGCGTCGCACGTGTTCCTGGGCAAGCCCCGCGAGGAGGCGCGCACGCTCGTCTGCCGCGAGTTCGAGGCGCGGGGCCTGCTCGAGGACACCCGGCCGTACCGCCACTCGGTCGGCCACAGCTACCGCAGCCACGCCGCCATCGAGCCCTACTTCACCGACCAGTGGTACGTCCGCGTGACCGACGATCGGCTGCGCGGCAGCGCGCAGCGGGCGCTGGTGCGCGAGCAGCGGGAGAGCGAGGGCTACAAGCCCCGCGACGGCGTGCGGACCGATTCGGCCGTCCGCTTCCATCCCGCCCGCTACGCCAGGACCTACGAGCAGTGGCACGACAACCTGCGGGACTGGTGCATCAGCCGCCAGCTGTGGTGGGGCCACCGCATCCCGGTGTGGACCAAGCAGTTCGGCACCTTCCGCAGCTTCATCGGCGAGGAGGGCTCGGGCCAGGATCGCCTGGTCGACCTCATGATGAAGCTGCGGGACCACGACAGCACGACGCCCATCCTCTACCACCTCGTCAGCGCCTCGGACATGGGCGTGCCCCTCCGCGAGCCGCAGGAGATCCAGGACTGCGAGGATCTGGCCTGCGTGGTGTGCGTTCGGCGGCCTGGCGCCGTGGAGACCGAGAAGCACGGCACGATCGACTTCGAGCAGCTCCTCGAGGACGCTGGCTTCGAGCGCGACCCCGACGTGCTCGACACGTGGTTCAGCAGCGCGCTCTGGCCGCTGAGCACCATGGGCTGGCCCGAGCCGGCCATCGCGGGCGACGAATTCGACGGGCTGCTGGAGGCCTTCAACCCCACCAGCGTGCTGTGCACCGCCCGCGAGATCATCACGCTATGGGTCAGCCGCATGGTGATGTTCAATCGCTACTTCGCCACCCGCGACGGCCAGGAGCCCGGCGCGGGCCGCCCGCCCTTCGCCGACGTCTTCATCCACGCGATGATCCAGGACGGCGACGGCCGCAAGATGAGCAAGAGCCTGGGCAACGGCGTCGACCCGATGGACATCATCGAGACCCACGGCACCGACGCCATGCGCTTCACGCTGGCGCACATGACCACGCAGACCCAGGACGTCCGCATGCCGGTGGAGGCCGACGCGAAGACCGGCCGCAACACCAGCCCGAAGTTCGACATCGGCCGCAACTTCTGCAACAAGCTCTGGAATGCCGCCCGGTTCGCGATGGGCATCCTGGGCGAGTGCGATCCACCGCCGGCGAGCATCGCCCGGGATGATCTCGAGCCGGTCGATCGCTGGATGCTGGGCCGGCTCTTCGAGACCATCGATGCCGCCGACGCCGCGATCGACAGCTACCAGTTCCACGCCTACGCCGAGCTGCTGTACAAGATCTTCTGGCGGGACTTCTGCGACTGGTACCTCGAGGCGATCAAGCCGACCATCCGCGAGAACGCCGCGCAGCGGGGCGTGCTCCGCGTCGCCCTCGAGGCCATGCTGCGGCTGCTGCACCCCGTCACGCCCTTCATCACCGAGTCGCTGCACGAGCGGCTCGCGGAGTTCCCGCTGCCCACGCTCGACGGCCTCGAGCTGGCCCAGTCCCGCCGGGGCGATGTCCTCGCGACCGCGGGCTGGCCCGCGTGCGACGCGGCGCGGATCGACCGCGGCGCCATCGAGGCCGTCGAGTCCGCCCGCCGGCTGGTCTCGGCCATCCGCGAGGTGCGGGCCAAGCACAACGTCAAGCCCCGCCGCGGCATCACGCTGCACGCACCCGCTGAGCTGATCGAGTCGCTCGACGGCATGGCCGGCGTCGTCCGCACGATGGCCGAACTCGGCGAGGTGACCACCAGCGAGCCCGACGGCGCATCGGCCACCTGCGCCTTCGGTGACCTCGAGCTGCGGCTGAGCAACCTGGCCGACGAGGTCGACCAGTCGGCCGAACGCGAGCGGCTCGAACGGCTCGTCTCGGAGCTCGACGGCTCCCGCGCCACGCTCGAGGGCCGGTTGTCCAACCCCGGCTACACCGAGAAGGCGCCCGAGAAACTCGTCAACCAGACGCGGGACCAGCTCGAGCAGGTCAAGACCCAACTCGCCGCGACGCGCGAGGCGCTGGAGCATCTGGGCTGA